From the Hyalangium gracile genome, one window contains:
- a CDS encoding Ig domain-containing protein: protein MNSRLAMLGLGLLCAAGLVSSCRFDPDLNRFATCAENDMCAPGFTCLKEAGRCLPDCGALGPCPIEEPPLPLPDAGPDEDGGVDGGVDGGTDSGVDAGTDGGVDAGPLTLVTAKLPLGVEDIPYSAPLEVRGGTPPYQFRSTKELPAWLSFDGGVLSGKPLQVGTYSVAVEVSDSSDPSVQRSATYDVRVRPQLRVAGPGTLVDGYQNTAYIETITATGGIGNYSFSIAGGNSHPDLRLGNTGNVTGTPGPTGTYVFRVQVKDSDPEEPQVVERELKLAIKSPPLVLTTVVSTQSLPDGRVGTPYEYVLRTNPSANGTWTIKEGALPGGIRLDANPPTLSGTPNERGTFPVKFQVTEGLLLNVEVPLEIRVY, encoded by the coding sequence ATGAACTCGCGTCTGGCCATGCTGGGATTGGGCCTGCTGTGCGCGGCGGGACTGGTCTCCTCCTGCCGCTTCGACCCGGATCTCAACCGCTTCGCGACCTGCGCCGAGAACGACATGTGCGCTCCGGGCTTCACGTGTCTCAAGGAGGCCGGGCGCTGCCTGCCCGACTGTGGCGCGTTGGGCCCCTGCCCCATCGAGGAGCCTCCCCTCCCGCTGCCGGATGCGGGGCCGGACGAGGACGGCGGCGTGGATGGGGGCGTGGATGGGGGAACCGACTCGGGGGTCGACGCAGGCACGGATGGGGGCGTGGACGCAGGCCCCCTCACCCTGGTGACGGCGAAGCTCCCGCTAGGAGTCGAGGATATCCCCTACTCGGCGCCGCTGGAGGTGCGGGGGGGCACGCCGCCGTACCAGTTCCGGTCCACGAAAGAGCTGCCCGCCTGGCTCTCGTTCGATGGTGGAGTCCTCTCGGGCAAGCCGCTGCAGGTCGGCACCTACAGCGTGGCCGTCGAGGTCTCGGACTCGAGCGACCCCTCCGTCCAGCGCAGCGCGACCTATGACGTGCGGGTGCGCCCCCAGCTGCGAGTCGCGGGCCCGGGGACCCTCGTGGACGGCTACCAGAACACCGCCTACATCGAGACGATCACCGCCACCGGAGGAATCGGGAACTACTCCTTCTCGATCGCTGGCGGCAACTCCCACCCGGATCTCCGGCTGGGGAACACTGGGAATGTGACGGGCACGCCCGGCCCCACCGGCACCTACGTCTTCCGTGTCCAGGTGAAGGACTCGGATCCCGAGGAGCCGCAGGTGGTGGAGCGAGAGCTGAAGCTCGCCATCAAGTCACCGCCGCTGGTGCTGACGACGGTGGTCTCCACCCAGTCCCTGCCCGACGGGCGCGTGGGGACTCCCTATGAGTACGTGCTGAGGACGAACCCCAGCGCCAACGGCACCTGGACCATCAAGGAAGGCGCGCTGCCCGGCGGAATCCGGCTCGATGCCAATCCGCCGACGCTCTCGGGGACGCCCAACGAACGAGGCACGTTCCCCGTGAAGTTCCAGGTGACGGAAGGCCTGCTGCTGAACGTCGAGGTCCCCCTGGAGATCAGGGTCTACTGA
- a CDS encoding response regulator, with the protein MRHVLVVSPHRASRDLLQRFLAEPEVKVRAAEDADAALSSIASTPPAVVVVDLRRPDEDHPLFLALLRKRHPGQAVIALVPGSLRVFDGSHERVRDLRSVPESAEGLHQVLCALKESLEEVLAQHLLRVFRPPVGQA; encoded by the coding sequence ATGCGTCACGTCCTCGTCGTCAGCCCACACCGCGCCTCGCGCGATCTGCTCCAGCGGTTCCTCGCGGAGCCCGAGGTGAAGGTCCGTGCTGCCGAGGATGCGGACGCCGCGCTCTCCTCCATTGCCTCCACGCCTCCGGCCGTCGTCGTGGTGGACCTGCGCCGACCCGACGAGGACCACCCCCTCTTCCTCGCCCTGCTGCGCAAGCGCCACCCCGGCCAGGCCGTCATCGCGCTGGTGCCAGGGAGCCTGCGTGTCTTCGACGGCTCGCACGAGCGCGTGCGCGATCTGCGCAGCGTCCCCGAGTCCGCCGAGGGCCTGCACCAGGTGCTCTGCGCGCTCAAGGAGTCCCTGGAGGAGGTGCTCGCCCAGCACCTGCTGCGCGTCTTCCGTCCGCCCGTGGGGCAGGCCTGA